In a single window of the Elaeis guineensis isolate ETL-2024a chromosome 8, EG11, whole genome shotgun sequence genome:
- the LOC105050086 gene encoding uncharacterized protein, whose product MAAVDDPEESRRRALEEEAVLAAAQVLFSFQNARLPDLPPSEEDDEGPSEVAPPPPPLRWGSVRKRSRQMTREGILEARREEAAAVKKKGKMRASPPSPLYYSGGSSASTSGGSGGDDGSSSPEKLVAAERPRPAEPHAVRGDGPHPIKVVGSERPPLVLRVPAPKSIRWSGKKKTIPELQALEKSLLEERGKLQKEVEARRKDHEALVAENRRLKLNLDLLRTTDTTSVVPIQMKQHESSHHFPPLPVQGCRDFLLLPDLNEPLPVNLD is encoded by the exons ATGGCCGCAGTCGACGACCCCGAGGAGTCCCGCCGCCGCGCCTTGGAAGAGGAGGCTGTCCTCGCCGCCGCTCAAGTGCTTTTCAGTTTCCAAAACGCTCGTCTGCCTGATCTGCCTCCGTCGGAGGAGGACGACGAGGGCCCGTCAGAGGTGGCGCCACCACCGCCGCCTCTGAGGTGGGGTTCGGTCAGGAAAAGGTCCCGGCAGATGACGAGGGAGGGGATACTGGAGGCGAGAAGGGAGGAGGCGGCGGcggtgaagaagaaggggaagatgaGGGCCAGCCCGCCGTCGCCTCTGTACTACAGCGGCGGATCCAGCGCGTCGACGAGCGGCGGGAGCGGCGGTGATGATGGGTCGAGCTCGCCTGAGAAGTTGGTGGCGGCGGAGCGGCCGAGGCCCGCCGAGCCCCACGCCGTGCGCGGTGACGGTCCTCATCCAATAAAG GTGGTTGGGAGCGAGCGGCCGCCGTTGGTTTTGAGAGTGCCGGCACCGAAATCCATCAGATGGTCGGGGAAGAAAAAG ACGATCCCGGAGCTCCAGGCGTTGGAGAAATCACTgctggaagaaagaggaaagctcCAGAAG GAGGTTGAAGCGCGGCGGAAGGATCACGAGGCGCTTGTGGCGGAGAACCGGAGGCTTAAG CTGAACTTGGACTTGCTGAGGACGACGGATACAACTTCGGTGGTGCCCATACAAATGAAGCAGCATGAATCATCCCACCATTTTCCACCATTGCCCGTACAGGGTTGCAGGGATTTCCTCCTCCTAcctgatctcaatgagcccttaccGGTAAATCTAGACTGA